The Macaca nemestrina isolate mMacNem1 chromosome 17, mMacNem.hap1, whole genome shotgun sequence genome contains the following window.
GTTCCCAGACAGGGCGTGGGCACAGCCACCAGCCAGGTTGCCCTAGGCTATAAGCGCATAAGTGTGCATTGCACAGGGAAGCAGGGGGACACATACCATGctcagctgggactgcagctcaATCTCAAGACCCTGGAGGGTGCGCCGCAGGTCAGTGACCTCGGACCTGCTTATCTGGAGCTGCTCCGTGTGGCCAGCCACCTCCCGGTTCAATTCTTCAGTCTGCatagagaggaggaagaggaaataagCACTGAGGCAGACCTTCACGTAGGGAACACGAAGCCCTCCCCTTGCCAACCCCCAAAGGGTGCCTGCTTCCCTCTGCGTACCCGGCTGGTGAACCAGGCTTCAGCATCCTTCCGGTTCTGCTCGGCCATGACCTCGTATTGGCTTCGCATGTCACTCAGGATCTTGGCGAGATCGGTGCCCGGAGCTGAATCCACCTCCACACTGACCTGGCCTCCCACTTGGCCCCTCAGCACACTGATTTCCTGAAAAGATACAGCAGAGATGGGCATGTCAGGGCCCAGACCCCGCTGGGCCTGGCCCAGGTCACTTCCCCACCCTCCCACTTGGCCCCTCAGCACACTGATTTCCTGAAAAGATACAGCAGAGATGGGCATGTCAGGGCCCAGACCCCGCTGGGCCTGGCCCAGGTCACTTCCCCACCTTTCAGGCCAAAGGGGCTTAGTTTTCAGGTACAGACCTAGTAACTAGCACTGGGGGACAGACTGGGTCATCACTGATTCCTCTTGGAACCCTGGGATCCATAATCCCACACCCAAGGCCATGGTGAGGGTGCACCAAGTGTTACCATGGTCAGAGAATACAGAATAAAAGAGTCTTCAGCCCTGGGAGGTTagggaaggatggaagaaagaCCCAGCTTGAAACCCACCTCCTCATGGTTCTTCTTCAGGTAGGCCAGCTCTTCCTTCAGGCCTTCAATCTGCATCTCCAGGTCAGTCCTGGCCAGGGTCAGCTCATCCAGCACCCTGCGCAGGCCGTTGATGTCGGCCTCCACGCTCATACGCAGAGCTTGCTCGGTCTCAAACCTTTCAAAGGAAATAGTTGCAGCCAGGCAGAGCTTCCCCGGCATCTCTGAAGACTTCCCTACCTCCCCAGATTTCAGGAGTCCATAAGGGGTTAGCTTCAGGCCAGCTAGGCTAGGTGAGGGCAGATTCCAAAGCCTCCAACCCCTACCCAGGTCCCGGCTTCTGCAGCACCCAGGGCAGAGACACTCACTTGGTTCGGAAGTCATCTGCAGCCAGACGGGCATTGTCGATCTGCAGGACAATCCTGGAGTTCTCAATGGTGGCACCaagaatctggaaggcagaggcagaggttggcacCAGTTCAACACACAGGCACTGCCCACTTGCTTTCTtcccagaagagagaggggagcAAATGAATATACCCCAGCTCCCTAGAGACCAAAACCCTAGCCAACATCTGCCGCCCATTTGCCCACTCTCTGGGAGGCCTTGGAAATAGTCCATGCCCAGGAGCTAGGGCAGGAGGAAACACTGGAGCCAGGGGGGCATGGgcgggggagggaaggaaggcaagCCTGGGGAGGAACTCTCTGAGACCTGTGTGCAATGAAACTCTAAATGGCCTGAAGAAGGTCTATAAACCAGATGCGGGGGAGATCTTATCTATACCTGTCCCCCCTACACTCCCCTCCAACTACGCAAAGCACATTTTGCCCCCAGGGAAGAGAATCCCATTTGTTGAgtatctattatgtgccaggcactttgtaTCTCATCTTTTATAGCTTCTGGAACCTCACTGCTAGGTCAGCGTGTACTCCTATCTTACAGAGGTGGAAACTATAAAGTTTAGGATGATGCCTCATCCAAATTCACCCCAACCTGAGGTCTTTCTGACCTAAGGGGCGCATTCACAACAGCCAGCTTATATTGATTAAGGTAATTGGGTTCTGTTTTTTCAAAGAGCAGGCCATCACTCATTAGTCAATGCACCAAGTGGTGATTGtatagtttttctgtttgtttctttgtttgtttgtttgagagtctcgctctgttgcccaggctggagtgcaatggcgcgatctcggctcactgcaagctccacctcccgggttcacgccattctcctgcctcagcctcccgagtagctgggactacaggcgccaccatgcccagctaatttttttgtatttttagtagagacggggtttcaccatgttagccaagatggtctcgatctgctgacctcgtgatctgcccacctcggcctcccaaagtgctgggattacaggcgtgagccaccacgctcggccgaTTGTGTAGTTTTTTAATGCAACAAAATAGGTTATAAAATATCAGAGGGGATTTCCCATAGTATGGTGAGAATTGTTTCACCCattcatgtgtatgtgtttgcacacacacacacagaggtgaGAAAAAGAACGCGTAAGGGGGCATAGTAAAATGTACTTATTGtcccaattttttttgttgttgtttttgttttttgaagacagggtctcattctgttgccccaggctggagtgcagtggcactgatCACGTACGGCTCACTGCAAGGCACACGCCACCgtacccggctttttttttttttttttttttttgagacagagtcttgctctgtcacccagactgaagtgcaatcgtgcaatctcggctcactgtaggctctgcctcctgggttccagcgattctcctgcctcagcctcccgggtagctgggattactggcatgcaccaccacgcccggctaatttttgtatttttagtagagacaggatttcaccatgtttgccaggctggtctagaactcctgggctcaagcaatccccccaccttggcctcccaaagtgctggggttacaggcgtgagccacagtgcctaaCCCCTGTAGGtcacaattttaaaattgtgtaattttaaattttaatttaaaattttaaattgtgtaattttaaattttaattttaaattttaaattgtgtaattttaaattttaatttaacattttaaattgtgtgaTTTTAAATTGAAACTGCATGTGTAAAGCACTGTTTTTGTTGGCTGTTGACATCTCTAGCGCTTCCTCCTGTTCTGTAGGTCTGGGTCTATGCCACGAGTACAGcactggaaaatattttgggGATCTGTGTGTTGGGGGACCCAGCGTGTGCGGCTGTAAATGTTCCATGGCTTCTGATACATTTCTTCACGACCCGATAAATTTCTCCTTCCCTGCGGGTGGAGACCAAGCCCTACCCCTCAGGCCCCTTAGGGTTCCCCTGTAAGAGCCTGTGACGCAGATCCGTTCTTTCTCCCACAGGGAGCTGCCGCTGTACCGGGTCCTCCCGAGCAGAGGTTTACCAAGCCTCCCTCCTTTACCCCGCCCAGGGGCCACGACCGGCTCTCCCATTCTTCCTAAAGGAACGGGCCCCAGGGcgggagagtgggaggaggccAAAGCCTGAGAGGGATGAACACCAGACCCTTCCGGCCAGAGAAACGGAATGCAGGAGGCCCCATGCTGCGGTGGTAGGGGGGCAAGACTGGCCCCGGGTGGACCAGATCACCAAAGCTAAACTCTCGCATCTTCCTGCGGCAGCGCGGCCCCTGGCCTAGACCTCTGGGCACTCTACAGCCGGGTCCCATCTCCTCCCCACTCTTCAGGCCTCGCTGACCCGCGCCCCTTCTTCCTCCCGGCGCTCAGACCTTGCCCCCGCCGCCTCCGGAGGCCCCACCTACTTACCTGCCCTGCCCagttccctcccctttccaccaCCCCGGCCTCTGCATCCAGCCCCGAGGTCCTGTCCCGCACATCTCCTGTCCCCCTTTACTCGGCCCCACCTGTGGACCCTCCCACGTCCTAACGGACTCCCGCCAGCCGCCCCGCCTGGAACCTCGCCCGGCCCGCGGGGCTGGGTTTCCGCGGCAGGTGCACTGCACTTCCCGCGGTCGGGCCTCCGCCCACCTTGTCCCGCAGGTCCTGGATGGTGGTGTAGTAGTGGCTGTAGTCGCGGGAGGGCCCGGGCCCCTGCTTCTGGTACCAGTCGCGGATTTTCACCTCCAGCTCGCCGTTGGCCGCCTCCAGGGCGCGCACCTTGTCCAGGTAGGAGGCCAGGCGGTCGTTGAGGTTCTGCATGGTGAGCTTCTCGTTGCCCGCCAGCAGCCCGTCGGACGCGGCCAGGACGCCGCCGTAGCCGCCGCCGTAGCCCCCGGAGGAGGACGAAGACACGAAGCGGGAAGAGGACACGGACACACCGCGGCCGCCGGAGCCCCCGTGCATGCTGGGCGCGCGAAAGGCGACCCCCGGCCCAAAACGCACGGAGCCGCCGCCCAGGCCTCCGAAGGACGACGTGGCCGACGACTGGCGATAACTGTAGGAAGTCATGGCGAGGCGGAGCACGGACGGAGCGACCCTGGTCCCAGACGCTGCGATTCGCGGAAAGAGCGGAGAGGCTCTCACCTGGCGCCTTTTATGCCCGGGGCCGgtggaggggggaagggaggaatggTGTCAGGGGCGGatatctgagccctgaggaatttgCAGCCTCCTGAGAGCAAATATGGGCGCTCTCCCCATTGGTCAATTCCCTCCCCTCCCAGAGACCAGAGGCCCCTGCCCTCCAGAGCTGCCCCGCCCCGGTCCGCGCAGAAGCTCCGACCCACACCGCGCCCCCACTCTCGCTCTGCAGACCCTCTTCTGGACTTTCCCCCATCAGGGACGTACTTAGACACCCCTGTCCCTGGAAGCCACGTTCTGACCCTTTTAGATCACCCAGAGTTTGACACCACTGGGCATTACAGTCCCTCTGGGGTCATATTCCTGCACACCCCCGACCCAGTgattttgttcttgctttttttggagacagagtctctctctgtagcccaggctggagtgcagtgatgtgatctcggctcactgcagcctccacctcccgggttcaagcgattctcctgcctcagcctccacctcccgggttcaagcgattctcctgcctcagcctcccgagtagctgggattacaggagcgcgccatcacgaccagctaatttttgtattttcagtagagacagggttttactatgttgaccaggttggtctcaaactcctgacctcaagtgatccacccgcctcggctgcccaaagtgctgggattacaggcgtgggattacaggcgtgcccagCCCCAGTGAATAACCATTCAGAGTACTCCCTGTTAAAAGCCCCTTGCTTGCGATCCTAACCAGCCCACCCCCCCCCCAAAGTGCATTCACAGATTCCTGCCCTCCACTGGAGATTACAGCCTCTCAGAACCAATTCTTAGGAACACCCATGCCCAACTCCCCTTTAGTCCCCTCTGACAAAGGCACAGTTTCCGGATGAGGGCACTTTGAGCTGCATGAACCCAGCCCTCCCAAGACAAAGCTGCCTCACCCTGCTGTTGCTATTCAGTGCCCCAGGTGACAACAGACTCCTGAGAACAGCTGCAGGGAGCAGTTCTGGCAGCTGGCACCTTTGCAACACCAGGCTCCAGCCTGACCCCCACTCTGGAACTCTCAAAGCCCACTCGTCCCTGGCCACCAGGATAATCCCCTCCCTTCCATCCCCCAaagcatgcattcattcaaccaCATGAGTATTGGGCTGCTTTAATATTTCCAAGATGAGGAAGCAGAGCCTGGGAGAGGCCAGTAACTTGCCCTTGAGGCATTTAGCATCTGCCACTGAAAGGCAAAAATAGGATGAATCCCTGCCCTCCTTGTCAGAGGGCTGCTGAATGCATGTCCTCATCCTTGTATAAAGACGAGTGCTTGAATGAGCTGGGCAGAGCAACACCAAGGTGCCCGGGCACAAGATAAGGGTTTTGACAATAGAGGCAGGGCCTTCCTCCCCACACAGCCCCACCCCTTGTTCTGTTCAACAATTCCACCCGCCTTTTTGGATCTCTTTGGAGGGCCATGCCCCCTGCCAGGCACTGCAGGGTGCTGCAACAGCCTCACCCCAGTTCCTGTCCCCAATGACCCCCTGTCCCCAGAACTCTCCCCATGATACCTTCTTGTCCTTATGGCAGAGCATTCACCCAGGCTTGGAACAGAGGCCCTCCTGAGAAGGTGTTAAGGGAGACAGGCCAGTCCCTgcccatctctgggcctcagtttcccctcatGAAAAGAGGGGTGGCCCAGCTCAGCCCTCCTCTCTGTGTACTATCGCCTGGGTCACCTGTGACTGGTGGAGACTTGTCTCCGGCCTCAGAAACCTAAGTTCCCAGCAAACTATCTTTTAGCTGCCAACTCATCCTGGAACTGGGGCAGGAAACCCCATAAATACACACCCCTAACCCACCAGGAACCACTCTGAGCCCTCATGAAGGCCAGTCTGAGGCTGTTTAGTGAATCAGTTGCAGGAAGACTGAAGGTCTTTGGAGAGCCCAAGAGGGAAAAagaggagtccaagaccagccatAAAAGTCAGCGCCCTGGGACTGGTCTGCTCTGAGTCACTCCCTTATCTAGCCCTGAGGAGGAGGCCTGCTCCTTGTTAGGGAGAAGGGGAGGTTGACCAGATAGTTGCCATGCACACCAAGCCCCAATAGGCAGCTTTGTTTTTCTGGCCTAATAGCATGGTCTGGGGAGGGACTTTGTATTAAAGGGCAAAGAGTAGAATCAAAGTTCTACTCATAAGATTAAGGTGTTCTGAGCTCCCTAGCCTTCAGAGGCACTTGGAGTCCCAGCCCCCTACTCTAAGACCATAAACAGAAGAACAGTTAACTATAGGGTAGCACAGTTTACAAGGCCTTTTCGGATCTCATTGGATCCTCACAGCAGCCCAGTGGAAAGGTTAttcttatctctattttacagatgaggaaacagaggcatggTGAGAGGCAGGAACTTGCCGAAGGTCCACAGCCAGGAGTAACAGATTCTGGCCTCCAGCTTCTTGACCATTAGTCAAGAGTGACGGAGGCCCTGCTCTCCCTTCCAAGGAAGTCTCAGCCCCCAAAACAACTCCATTGGGTGCCTTCCCTCAAAATCTTATCATGCCAGTTCCAAGGGCAGTCAACCCCAGACTGAACTGTTGGCTGGGCCAGGGAGAATGCCTTGTTCCCTCTCTCTGGCCAGAAACAGTGCCTGGCCATGAGTTATGTGGCCTTTGGCACTTTCTGATTCCTCAAGAACTCAGGAGAACTGTCTATAGAGGCTGCCCTACCCAGAGATGGAACTGGGGGTCAAGCTGCTGCTCCCATTCAGGAAACAGTGCTCACAACCAGAAGGCTCCTGTCAGCCTCTGGCTTCAGGAGGGCAGAACCTGGTCAGAGGAGCACCCATCCAAAGTTCATGTCTCCAGTCTCAGGTCTGGGGTCTGCAGAAGAGGGGTACAGAGGGTCGGAAGTGATGGGTATGGAACAGTGAGCTCAAAGCAATCCCAGGCAGGATCCTGCCCAGCCTTCCCCAACTTGATTCTACCGAACCCCAGCACTATAGGATCCCTGTAGGAAAAGAGATGATCCCTGTCAAGTAAGATCAGAAACTCTgctctctctgactctcttttGGAGTTTCACAAGGCACAGTACCAGAAGCCTTGGAAACCTcagttcctcatttgtaaaatagagatgataataatgatgatgaggaggaggataCCTATTTCAGAGGGCTGCTTCAAGTAACAAATGTAATGGTGCTTGTAAAAGGTTTATCACAACACCTGGCAAATAGTGAGCACTCAaacagcattattattattattatataatgttattGTTATATAGTATTTGTTACTATAATTTTGGCTACAAGTGttattatttaactttctttAACCAGTATTTCCCAAATGTACTGGACCATGGAATCTTTAAATATCTATTAATAACCCAGGAATTACAGAAAACGCCAGTCCAGCCCCAGGgtgctcagagaggtaaagtgactttCCTGGGGTCACATGATGATTCAACTGACGGAATTGTGGCAGATCTGGAATTCGTTTCTAACTCCTAACACTGAGGCTGAGGCCCTCTCTGCATCTCCACTCAGACATGAGCACGAAGCTTCTTACCCTTCGGCAGATGCAGGTGGTTCCCAGAGTGGAGAGGTTAAAGGTAGGGGAGCTTTCATCATCCCAGGAGAAATGATACAGTGGTTGGATATCACAGGAAAGAAGCTGGGGGTGAGAGACCTAGTCCTTGGATAGAACGGCATGGTGTGATAATGACAACAAGAATAATGATGACCAAGGTAATAATAACACAGTAAATAATCATAGCCAACGTCTACTGGGCCAGGCTCCATGCTAAAACACTCTGCATATATTACCTCAATGAATCATGTTAATTAagtattattgtccccattttacggTCAAGAAAGTTGAGACTCAAAAGGGTTAAtaccttgtccaaggtcacacaaataAGTAGTGGACTGGGTATTTGGGCCAAAATCTTTAACTCCCTCAAGCCACAGTCCCGATCGCTAATGCTGCCCTCTTCTCATGAGAAAGGGGTCAAGGTGCCTTCTTCTGTTGCCCTGGAGAAAAAGCCACCAATTTGGGAAAGGCATTGTATCATATGCCAAGATCCCGACTTGCCCTGCCTGTTCCCATATACAATTATTTGTTTGGTCAGTCAACGGGCCATTCAAGCAAGTTTCCTCCAAGTTGAGCCTAGCAGAGGAGACAGACTAATGTCCATGAGCAAAGCAGAAGGCTCTGTTCATAACCTGGAGGAGAGGAAAGGTAAATGAGTGGAAAACTTCATGAGCTTGCATGTCCTGTCGATTAGTAGCTCCTTACCTGAACgccctccccttccccagggACCACCAGCACCAGGTGCTTCCTCACCCGCTCCTCCATTCATTCAGTGAACATCCATCAAGGGCTGCTTCTGTGCTATGCATGCTGCCAGGGGCCAGGGCACAGAAGTAAATACAAACATTTCCTGCCTCTAAGAGGCTGACAATCTGGTAGGGGGAGTATAGAAGTGTATTAGCTTTGGTGAAATGTGGTAGGTTCAATAGCTACATCAATTTTCACTCTTTCCTGAAACCCTGCTGTGATATGACAGTTAAGGagtattttaagaaaatggaagaagaggcgaggcacagtggcacatgcctgtaatcccagcgccttggaaggctgaggcgggcagactccttgagctcaggagtttgagactggcctagtctcaacatggcaaacccccatctctaccaaaaatgcaaaaaaatagctgggcatggttgtgtgcacctgtagtcccagctacacaggaggctgaggtgagaggatcatttgagcttggAAGGTGGAGACTgtagagagccaagattgtgtcactgcactccagcctgggtgacagagtgagacccagctggaagggaggaagaaaggagaggagaggagaggagaggagaggagaggagaggagaggagaggagaggaaaggaaaggaaggagggagggccaAAGATGAGAAATGTCAACAAAAGCTTTAAAGCTCAAAAATGGTAACACAGAAGATGAGAGAAAGCTGAGACCTAGGGTTTGGGGGATTAGGAAGGGGTCAACAGAGGAGAAAGCAGGAAGTCCATGAGAGGCAAGCACATTTTCAACATACTCTAGAGAAGTTCAGGAATTGGAGCACCACAGACTTGGAGAGGAAAAGTGGAAGAGGGGCCACAAGCAGGGCTGGCTGGAGGTTTCTGTCAACAGCACCAGGCCCCCTCCCACACCCCTACCCAACTAAGGCAGCCAGGGGACCCCCTCTCCCCAATTCAGGAGAAGACAGGAGATTAACTTTTCCTGATTAGACTGGCCCGCTCACAAAGTTTGATGATGTCAAGCGTAGGGAAACTGGGAGTAAATGAACCTCCTCAAACACATTGGTGGGAGGTGGGTTGTAGTAACCACTTCGCAGGGCAATTTGACAATGTCGTCATTTTTTAACATTCACGCACCCCATGAGCCATTAGTTCCACTCTTCACGTTCA
Protein-coding sequences here:
- the LOC105472153 gene encoding keratin, type I cytoskeletal 19, producing MTSYSYRQSSATSSFGGLGGGSVRFGPGVAFRAPSMHGGSGGRGVSVSSSRFVSSSSSGGYGGGYGGVLAASDGLLAGNEKLTMQNLNDRLASYLDKVRALEAANGELEVKIRDWYQKQGPGPSRDYSHYYTTIQDLRDKILGATIENSRIVLQIDNARLAADDFRTKFETEQALRMSVEADINGLRRVLDELTLARTDLEMQIEGLKEELAYLKKNHEEEISVLRGQVGGQVSVEVDSAPGTDLAKILSDMRSQYEVMAEQNRKDAEAWFTSRTEELNREVAGHTEQLQISRSEVTDLRRTLQGLEIELQSQLSMKAALEDTLAETEARFGAQLAHIQALISGVEAQLGDVRADSERQNQEYQRLMDIKSRLEQEIATYRSLLEGQEDHYNNLSASKVL